In a genomic window of Ipomoea triloba cultivar NCNSP0323 chromosome 3, ASM357664v1:
- the LOC116012886 gene encoding uncharacterized protein LOC116012886 yields MPPRRNAPTGNNDNTSAIDRMAQAMERMAEFMLAQQGQNQNQGQPRVDFAKVIANRQPPCYAGEKDPVILEEWIRMFDKLLNAVNCPANQRVSSAVYYLTKAADNWWATVGPDLLQDLAFGWEEFKVELREQFYTERIKGIKCEEFLRLKQKGATIQEYYDQYVELMRFAQEIVPDEASKARRFVRGLDWSIRGMIAPFMCSTLKEAYDRASDHYQVYLDQQEVYGRSKRKADDKSRKFPARNKKANQDSFNPVRGREGANQGNRPACPRCGRDHPGENCQGMKFRCYKCGLLGHKSFQCRSQEDSPQKPLQNVNQGRRFNGNAGQRPAGAEDKRTNSQSVNLERPANATFGSNHKGKQLRPTAKLELNVTTASGVVVSCKDGYDDVAIEIAGFNCPGNLIRFELEGIDKLKKHVRQGCEAYLCLVQDAEVEELEMDRIPIVCEFPDVFPDDLTEMPPKREVEFTIDLVESLPMSNV; encoded by the exons ATGCCGCCGAGACGAAATGCGCCTACGGGTAACAACGATAATACCTCTGCAATAGATCGTATGGCTCAGGCAATGGAGAGAATGGCTGAGTTTATGCTAGCTCAGCAAGGTCAAAACCAAAACCAGGGACAGCCACGGGTGGATTTTGCTAAGGTAATCGCCAACCGACAACCACCGTGCTACGCAGGTGAAAAAGATCCGGTGATTTTGGAAGAGTGGATCCGAATGTTCGACAAGTTGCTCAACGCAGTGAATTGCCCTGCGAATCAACGAGTATCTTCTGCAGTCTATTACCTGACGAAGgccgcagacaactggtgggcaACAGTCGGACCTGATCTCTTGCAAGACCTagcgtttggttgggaagaattcaaggtggAATTAAGGGAACAATTCTACACTGAGCGTATTAAAGGGATTAAATGCGAGGAGTTCCTACGACTAAAGCAGAAAGGAGCAACTATCCAGGAATATTATGACCAATACGTGGAACTGATGCGTTTTGCTCAAGAGATAGTACCGGATGAGGCGAGCAAGGCAAGGAGATTCGTTCGGGGGTTGGACTGGAGCATCAGGGGAATgatcgcaccattcatgtgctctaccttgAAAGAGGCGTATGATAGAGCCTCAGATCATTATCAAGTATACCTGGACCAACAGGAAGTCTACGGCAGAAGCAAGAGGAAAGCTGATGACAAGTCTCGGAAGTTTCCGGCAAGAAACAAGAAGGCCAACCAAGACAGCTTCAACCCAGTACGAGGAAGAGAAGGAGCCAATCAGGGGAACCGTCCTGCTTGCCCAAGATGTGGGAGGGATCATCCCGGAGAAAACTGTCAAGGGATGAAGTTTAGATGTTACAAGTGTGGTCTCCTGGGGCACAAATCTTTTCAGTGCCGAAGTCAGGAAGACAGTCCCCAAAAACCTCTGCAGAACGTGAATCAAGGAAGGAGATTCAATGGGAATGCTGGCCAAAGGCCCGCAGGAGCAGAAGACAAGAGGACCAACTCCCAGTCTGTGAATTTGGAAAGACCAGCGAATGCCACGTTTGGTTCCAATCACAAAGGAAAgcaa ttaaggcctactgcCAAGTTAGAGTTAAATGTCACAACGGCTTCGGGAGTAGTAGTATCTTGTAAGGATGGTTATGACGACGTTGcgatagaaatagcgggatttaactgtcccggaaaccttatTCGTTTTGAGCTTGAAGGCATCGAT aaattaaagaagcaCGTCCGCCAGGGATGTGAAGCGTATCTCTGCTTGGTGCAAGACGCCGAAGTAGAAGAACTCGAGATGGACCGAATTCCAATTGTATgcgaatttcctgacgtattccccgacgatctcactGAGATGCCACCAAAAAGGGAAGTGGAGTTCACTATCGATCtt gtagaatctttgccgatgagtaaTGTATAG